The DNA window GGAGTCCTGGCCCGCCACGGCGTGGAGCTGATCGGCGCCAACGCGCGCGCCATCCGCATGGCCGAAGACCGCAGTGAGTTCGCCAAGGCCATGGACCGCATTGGCCTGAAGGTGCCGCACGGGGGCTTCGCGCGGTCGCTGGACGACGCGTGGCGCATCGTGGACGACACGGGCTATCCCGCCATCATCCGCCCGTCGTTCACCCTGGGCGGCACCGGCGGCGGCATCGCGTACAACCGCGAGGAGTTCGAGGAGCAGGTGCGCCATGGGCTGGAGCTTTCGCCCGTGCACGAGGTGCTGATCGACCTGTCGGTGATCGGCTGGAAGGAGTTCGAGCTGGAGGTGATGCGCGACGGGGCCGACAACGTCGTCATCATCTGCTCCATCGAGAACGTCGACGCCATGGGCGTGCACACGGGCGACAGCGTCACCGTGGCGCCGGCGCAGACGCTGTCGGACGTGGAGTACCAGAAGATGCGCGACGCGGCCATCGCCATCATCCGCGAGATCGGCGTGGAGGCGGGCGGCTGCAACGTGCAGTTCGCGCTGAACCCCGCTAATGGCGAAATGCTGATCGTGGAGATGAACCCGCGCGTGTCGCGCTCGTCCGCGCTGGCGTCCAAGGCCACGGGCTACCCCATCGCCCGCATCGGCGCCAAGCTGGCCGTGGGCTACACCCTCGACGAGCTGCCCAACGCCATCACCGCCTGCACGCCCGCGTCGTTCGAGCCGGTGCTGGACTACGTGGTCGTCAAGTTCCCGCGCTTCGCCTTCGAGAAGTTCCCCAAGGCCGACCCCACGCTGGGCGTGCAGATGAAGGCCGTGGGCGAGTCGATGGCCATCGGGCGCACCTTCAAGATGGCGTGGCAAAAGGCCATCCGCGCACTGGAAGTGGGCCGCAGCGGCTGGGAGACGAGCACGCTCAAGGAAGACCGCCTGGACGACGACCAGCCTGAGACGCTGCGCCGCGCCCTGCGCCGCCCCACCCCCGAGCGCTACTACCAGCTGAAGCGCGCCCTGGAGGCCGGCTTCACCGTCGACGAGATCGCGGAGCTCACCTTCATCGACCCCTGGTTCATCGCGCAGCTCGAGCAGCTGGTGCAGGCCGAGCGCGAGTACGCCGGGCTGGGCGAGGTGGATCGCGACGCGCTGCAGCGGATGAAGAAGCTGGGGTTCAGCGACATGCAGTTGGGGCGCATCCGCGGCGAGACGGAAGACGCCGTCCGCGAGCGCCGCTGGGGGATGAAGCTGCACCCCGTCTACAACCGGGTGGATACCTGCGCGGGCGAGTTTCCCGCCACCACGCCGTACCTCTACTCCACCTACGGCGAGGAGAACGAGTCCGAGCCGTCGGACCGGCGCACGGTGGTCATCCTGGGCTCCGGGCCCATCCGCATCGGGCAGGGGGTGGAGTTCGACTACTGCTGCGTGCAGGCCGCGCTGGCGCTGCGCGAGGCGGGGTTCGAGACGGTGATGGTCAACTCCAACCCGGAGACGAATTCCACCGACTTCGACATCAGCGACAAGCTGTATTTTGAGCCGCTGACGCTGGAAGACGTCATCGAGATCGTGCGCCTGGAGCAGCCCGAGGGGGTGATCGTGCAGCTGGGCGGGCAGACGCCGCTGAAGCTGGCGCAGCCGCTGGACCGGCTGGGCGTTCCCATCCTGGGCACCTCGGTGGAGGCCATCGACCGCGCCGAAGACCGCGAGCGCTTCGAGGAGCTGGCCCGATCGCTCGGAATCCGCCAGCCGCCGAACGGTTTGGCCACCAGCATGGAGCAGGCGGCGGAGATCGCGGAGCGCGTCGGCTATCCCGTGCTCGTGCGCCCCAGCTACGTGCTGGGAGGCCGGGGGATGGTGATCGTGTACGACGAGCCGCAGCTGCGCCACTACTTTGCGACGGCGGCCAGCGTCAGCCACGAGCGCCCGGTGCTGATCGACCGCTTTCTGGAAGACGCCTTCGAGGCCGACGTCGACGCCCTGTGCGACGGCGAGACGGTGGTGATCGGCGGGGTGATGCAGCACATCGAGGAGGCCGGCATCCACTCGGGCGACAGCGCGCAGGTGCTGCCGCCGTACCTGCTGGACGACCGCCACATCGAGCAAATGCGCGAAAGCACGCGGCGGTTCGCGCTGGAACTGGGGGTGATCGGGCTGATCAACGTGCAGTACGCCGTCTACGAGGGCGAGGTGTACGTGATCGAGGTGAACCCGCGCGCCTCGCGGACGGTGCCGTTCGTCAGCAAGGCCACGGGCGTGCCCCTCGCCCGGATTGCGGCGCGGCTGATGGGCGGCGAGCGGCTGGCGGACTTCCACCTGCCGGAGGAGATCCCCGTCGGCGGGGTGGCGGTAAAGGAGTCCGTGTTCCCCTTCAACAAGCTGGAGGGCGACACGGTGCTGGGGCCGGAGATGCGGAGCACGGGCGAGGCGATGGGCTTCGACGACAGCTTCGGGATGGCGTTCGCCAAGGCCCAGATCTCCGCGGGGATGGAGCTGCCGTCTGGGGGCAACGTGATCATCACGGTGAACGACCGCGACAAGCGCACGGTAACGCCCATCGCGCGGCGCCTTCACGACATGGGGTTCCGCATCCAGGGCACCGGCGGCACGGCAAAGTACCTGCGGCAGCGCGGGATCCCGTGCGACGCCATCTTCAAGGTGAACGAGGGGCGGCCCAACATGGCCGATCACATCATCTCGGGCGACGTGGCGCTGCTGATCAACACCCCGCTGGGCAAGCAGAGCCAGTACGACGACTACACGGCGCGGCGGGCGGCCATCACCTACAAGGTGCCGTACATCACCACCATGTCGGCCGCCGAAGCCGCGGTAGACGCCATCAGCGCGCTCCGCAGCCGCACCCGCGAGGTGCGCAGCATCCAGGAGCGCACCGGCCACCTGGTCGGGAGTGCGGCCGCTGGCGCATAACGTTTCTGGCTTGAACATGGCAGCGGAAGCGATATTTCGGTGTGCGACGGCGTTCCGGCCATCGCGACGCTACCCGCACCAAACGGCCATGCTCACGGTCAAAGAGGCTGCCCAGGCGGCGCAGGACTGGGTTCGCGATCTCTACCCGAAATCCGCGCTGAAGCACCTCCGGCTGGAGGAGGTGGAGCTTTCGGGCGACGAGCGGTACTGGAACATCACGCTCGGCTGGGTTGAGCCGGCCGTGCGGGAGAACGCGTTAGCCACCGCGCTCAACAGCAACGCGCGCGTGCTTCCCCGTGTCTACAAGACGCTGGTGGTAGACGTAGAAAGCGGCGCGGTGAAATCGATGAAGATCCGCGAGGTCGCCTGATGCCCATCTCCGGGTTCCTTCCGGGCGACGAGAAAGCCAGGATCGAGCGATACCGGCGCATGTCGGTTGGTGAGAAGCTGGAATGCATCGCCGAGCTCAACCGGCTGGAGGATGAGCGGCGCCGGGCCGACATCCGCGTGCGGTACGGGGCGATCTCCGAACGCGAGATGCGACTCCGTCTTGCCGCGCCACGACTCGGCCGCGAGTTGATGGTCAAGGCTTTCGGCTGGGACCCAGACGAGAAGGGCTGGTGATCACGTGCATCCGCCCCGAGCGCTGGCGCTGGCGCGTGATTACGATCCGCGTGGCGATGCACATCGACGCGCCGCGCGAGCGGTACGCGGCGCCACGCGATGGACGTGCGTGATCCGGTGAACGCCCACAATCCGCCCGCCCTCACGTTCCCCGGCCGATGGCACGGATCCTCATCCTCTTTGCGCACCCCGCGCTGGAAAAGTCGCGCGTTCACCGGCGGCTTTTGACGCGCGTTCCGCCCGGCGTGACGCTCCACGACCTGTACGAGGCGTATCCCGATTTCGACGTGGACGTGCCGCGCGAGCAGGCGCTGCTGCTGGCGCACGACCTGATCATCGTTCAGCACCCGTTCTTCTGGTACAGCACGCCGCCGCTCGTCAAGCAGTGGGAAGACCTGGTGCTGGAGCACGGCTGGGCATACGGCTCGCGCGGCACGCAGCTGCGGGGCAAGTGGATGATCAACGTCCTTACCGCCGGTGGGCGGTCCGCGGCGTACCACCGCGAGGGCTACAACCGGTTCACCGTGCGCGAGCTGCTCGCCCCCATCGAGCAGACGGCGCGGCTGTGCGGGATGCACTACCTGCCCCCGTACGTCATCCACGGCACCCACAGCCTGGGCGAGCCCGCCATCGAGCGTGAGGCAGACCGGTACGGCGCGTTCCTTTCCGCCCTGATGGCGGACGAGTACGACCTGCACGCCCTCGCGCCGCTTCCCGAGCTGGACCTGGAGCGCTTGCCCCCCGCTCGGGAGGCGGCGCGATGACCGGGTTCCTGGAGCAGGCCTTCGTCTACCTGCTGGCGGCGGTCGTCGCCGTTCCGCTGGCGCGGCGCCTGGGGCTGGGCGCCGTGCTGGGATACCTGCTGGCCGGCGTGGCGATCGGGCCGTTCGGGCTGGGGCTGCTGGGCGCGGAGGGCGAGAGCGTCATGCACGTGGCCGAGTTCGGCGTGGTGATGATGCTGTTCGTCATCGGGCTGGAGCTGCAGCCGTCGCTGCTGTGGCGGCTGCGAGCGCCCATCCTGGGGCTTGGCGGGTTGCAGGTGGCGGCGACCACCGCCGTTTTCGCGGCGATCGCCGGCGCGCTGGGGCTGGAGTGGCGCGCCGCGCTTGCCGTGGGGATGATCCTTTCGCTCTCCTCCACCGCCATGGTGCTGTCGACGCTGGCGGAGAAGGGGCTGATGAAGACGGAAGGGGGCCAGAGCGCGTTCTCCGTGCTCCTTTTCCAGGACATCGCCGTCATCCCCATGCTCGCGCTCTTTCCCCTTCTGGCCACGGCGCATTCCGCGCCGGCGGGCGGGGATGGCCACGCAGGCGCGCAGACGTGGGTATCCGGCCTGCCGGCCTGGGCACAGACCGTGGCCGTGCTCGGCGCGGTGGCCGCCGTGGTCCTGGGCGGCCGGTTCGTGACGCGGCCGGTGTTCCGGGCCATCGGGCGCTCGCGCAGCCGCGAGATCTTTACCGCCGCCGCGCTGCTGCTGGTGGTGGGGATCGCGCTGCTGATGACGCGGGTGGGGCTGAGCCCGGCGCTGGGCACCTTCCTGGCCGGCGTGGTGCTGGCCGAGAGCGAGTACCGGCACGAGCTGGAGAGCGACCTGGAGCCGTTCGAGGGGCTGCTGCTGGGGCTGTTCTTCATCGCCGTCGGCGCTACGATCGACTTTGCCCGGGTGGCGGCGCAGCCCCTCGCCATCGCGGGGCTGGTGGCCGGGCTCGTGGCGGTGAAGCTGGTGCTGCTTCTGGTGCTGGCCCGCGCGTTCCGCCTGAGCCGCGACCAGGGGCTGCTCTTTGCGTTCGCGCTGCCGCAGGTGGGCGAGTTCGCGTTCGTCCTGCTGTCGTTCGCGGAGCAGGAGGGGGTGCTGGGCGCGGCCGTCACGGCGCCGCTCGTGGCCGCCGTCGCGCTCTCCATGGCGTTGACGCCGCTGCTGATGCTGCTGAACGAGCGCGTGATCCAGCCCCGCCTGGGCCCGGGCGCCGCCCCGGCGCGCGAGGCCGACCGGGTGGCGCACACCGAACACCCCGTGCTCATCGCCGGGTTCGGCGCATTCGGCGCCACGGTGGGGCGTCTGCTGGCGGCCAATGGCGTGGGCACCACGGTGCTGGACATCGATTCCGACCGGGTGGAGCTGCTGCGCTCGCTGGGGCTGCGCGTGTACTACGGCGACGCGACCCGCCACGAGCTGCTGCGCGCCGCCGGGGCGGAACGCGCACGACTGCTGGTCCTGGCGCTGGATACGCCCGAGCGCACCCGCGAGCTGGCGAACGCCGCGCGCAAGCACTTTCCCCACCTGACCATCCTGGCCCGCGCCTTCGACTGGGACGACGCGCACGACCTGATCGCGTCGGGGGTGACGCACGTGTACCGCGAGTCGCTGGACTCGTCGCTGCGAATGGGCGAGCAGGCGCTCTCGCTGCTGGGATTCCGGGCGCACCAGGCCCACCGCGCCGCGCAGAAGTTCCGTCGCCACGACGAAGACTCCGTTCGCGAGCTGACGGAAAGCCGCGAAGACCGGTCGCGCTACCTGGGTGCGGCCCGGCGCCGCATCGCGGATCTGGAGCAGATGCTGCTGGCGGACCTGGAGGGGGTGGAGCTGAACCGTGACGCCGGCTGGGATCCCGAGTCGCTGCGCGAGGAAGTACGGCGGGCGGCCGCCCCCGCGCCGGCCCCGGAGTAGGCGCATGCGAGCGATCCGGGAGCGGCGATGACCATCATCCGCCTGTCGATCGTCATCGCGGCGCCGCCCGAGCGCGTGTTCGACCTGGCGCGGAGCATCGACTTCCACAGCGTGTCGCTGGCGCACACGGGTGAGGAGGCGGTGGGCGGGCGGACGTCGGGGCTGATCGACCTAGGCGAGTCCGTGACGTGGCGCGCGCGGCACTTCGGCGTGCGGCAGCACCTGACCAGCCGCATCAGCGCGTTCGACCGGCCGCGGTACTTTCAGGATACGATGGTGCGCGGGGCGTTCGCGTGGATGGTGCACGACCACTTCTTCGACGCCGCGCCCGATGGCGGGACGGTGCTGCGGGATGAGTTCCGGTTCGCCGCTCCGCTCGGCATCCTGGGACGAATCGCCGAGCGCCTGGTGCTGCGACGGTACATGACGCACTTCCTGCTGACCCGCAACGCCGTCCTGAAGCGCACCGCCGAGTCCGACGAGTGGAGGCAGTTCCTGGAGGGAGACGCCGCTGCTTCGGGCGCGCCACAGGGCTGAAGGCGCAGTCCGCGAAGGCGGACTTCGGGCCGTTGTTGCCGCGACTTTAGTCGCCCCAGCAGGGTGCGCACCGGGCTTCCGTGACCGCTGCCGCGCCCTGGCTGGTACGTGGTTCAGGCTAGATCCTTCGGCCCGCGAAGCAGGAGCTGCGGGCCGGGTCGGTGCGCCTGGGCCTCAGGATGACAGGCTGTGGGGCGGGTAGCGCTGGCCGGGTCGGTGCCCCGGGCCCAGGATGACAGGCTGTGGTGCGGCAACGAGTTAGGATCCGGCACCACGGTCTGGTGTGTGCTCCCTCTCCCACGCTGTTTGGGAGAGGGTGGCACGCGTGTCAGCGCGGCCGGGTGAGGGCCCTACGGCAAGGCCATCCGCATCACGTGCGCGGGCTCCAGCACCATCCCGGGCTTCACCGCGCCGTCGTCACCGATACGCTCCCAGCCGCTGTCGGGGATGAAGAACAGCTCGCCCCCGACCACCACCGCGTGCGTCGGCTGCGTGAGCAGGGGCGTGCCCGACTCCAGCGCGCGCCAGCCCGTCACCGTCCTTCCGGCCGCATCCAGCTCCAGGTAGACTACCCGCTTGGGCGTAACCCCGTTCTGCAGGGCGATCAGCCCGCGGCCGGCGCGCACCAGCCCGTCGACGCCGGAGATCGCGACGGAGTCGGCGGCCTGCACCCACTCCACCTCGCTGCTTTGCCGGTCGACGATGGCGATGCCGCGCACGTAATCCGCCACGTACAGCCGCCGCCCGTCCGCCGCCACGGCGATCCCCTGCGGCGACACGAGCCCTTCGGCCGCGAAGGGCTCCATCTCCGTCGCGCCGCGCTCCAACCGATAGACCACGCCCTGGTCCGCATCCGACACGTACACGGTGCCGTCCGGCGCCACGGCCATGTCGCCCAGCGTGTGGCGCCCGTCCCCCTGCGGCTCGTAGCGGCGGCGGAGGGCGCCTGTGTCCATGTCGTACGCCAGCAGGGAAGAGCGCCCGGAATCCGCCGGCTGGTACCCGGAGAAGAGCGGCGACGCGGCCGTGGTGGCCCACAGGGTACGCGTCAGGGTGTCGGCGGCCACGGCCAGCATGGACCACTGCCCGTCGCGCCGCGGGGGGACGAACTCCGTCCATCCGCCCGCCGGCGAGTACGTGGCGATGCCGCCGTGGCGCAGACTGGAAAGGAAGAAGCGGCCCGTGCGCGGATCGAACGCAACACCCTCGGGGACGAACGCAGAATCCGGGAGTGTGAACGCCACTTGGGCCGCACCCACCGGCCGCGCATTGGCGGCGATACGCTCCGCGATTGCATCCCACCCCGGGGCCGAGCGGATCGACTCCAGCGCCGAGTCCGCCGCGACGTCGCTGGTCAGGCCGGTGGCGGCGTACGCGCGCAGCCACTCGACCGCGTCTTCCGTCCGGCCCAGCCGCGCGTCGGCACGGGCCAGGTTCAGCACGATGGAGGGATGATAGCCGATCTGCTCTCGCACGCGCACCAGGGCGTAGCGCCACGTCCCCCAGTCGCCTGCGCGCCGGGCCGCTTCGCCCGCCTCGTAGTGCTCGCGCCAGGTGCTGTCGGATGCGGCGGTTGCGGTATCCGGGGCGGTTTCCTGCGCGGCGGCCGGAAGGGACGCCAGGAGCGCCGCCAGCGCGAGCGGGGCGGCCCGCACAACGATCGTGATCATTCGTAGAACGGGTTCCGGGATCTCTCACATCGCCGCGTCGACGAAGACGCGGCTGATGGCGTAAACCGCCAGCGGGGCGGCGGTTCCTCGCGATTGGCTACACCCTTCGCACGAGGCGCGCCCGCGCCCGGCCACGTGTCGCCCCTGTGGCTGAAACTCTCGTCCGGCGCACCCGTAGAAAGAAAACACTGGCGCGGGGAAGGGCAGGGTGCTAAAGTATTAGCACGGACGGACGCCCTCTCGTTGGCCAGGGCCGTTTGCAACCATCGCGGACCCCTGCGCATCCAAGTGACAGTCCGCCGTCACCTTTGCGCGGCCGGCCCCCGATTCAGACCCTCAACCGTTCGTAGCCACGGAGCCCGACCATGCGTCGCAACCCCCTGCGGCATCTCTCGTTGGCGATGTTTTTGTCGACAATATCCATCCCTCTCACTGCGCAGGGCTCCTCGCAGCCCCTGCAGCCGCCCGCGGTCGCTTCGCTGGAAGCGCCGCGCGTGCTGCAGGCCGTGCGCGCCAGCGGCGCCATCCGCGTGGACGGCCGCGCCGACGAGGCGGCGTGGGCGGCCGCCCAGGTCGCCACCGACTTCGTGCAGCGCGGCCCACGCCCGGGCGAGGCGAGCACCGAGCGCACCGAGGTGCGGTTCCTGTACGACGACCAGGCGGTGTACGTGGCCGCGCGGATGTGGGACCGGCACCCCGACAGCATCGCCGCGCCGCTGGCCCGGCGCGACCAGGGCGTGTCGAACTCCGACTGGTTCGACGTGGCGCTGGACAGCTACCACGACCGCCGCACCGGCTTTCGCTTCAGCGTGAACCCGGCCGGGCTGCGGCGCGACATCTACCACTTCAACGACGACAACGACGACGACACCTGGGACGCGGTGTGGGACGTCGCCGTCTCCCGCGACAGCGCCGGGTGGTCGGCCGAGTTCCGCATTCCCCTTTCGCAGCTTCGCTTCAACGTGCCCCGCGACGGCGCGGCGCAAACGTGGGGCATCAACTTCGGCCGGGTGATCGCGCGGCGTGACGAGTCGTCGTTCTGGGCGCCGCTGATGCCGAATACGTCGGGGATCATTTCGCGCTTCGGCACGGTGGAAGGGCTGGCCGGACTGCGCGCGCCGCGGCGGCTGGAGATCATGCCGTACTCCAGCGCCCGGGTAGACCAGCAGCCCGACCGCCCCGGCGACCCGTACTACAGCGCCACGGAAGGCGGCGCCGCGGTGGGTGTGGACGTGAAGATGGGGCTCACCTCCGGGCTGACGCTGACGGGAACGGTGAACCCGGACTTCGGCCAGGTGGAGCTGGACCCGGCCGTGGTGAACCTGACCGCGTTCGAGACGCAGTTCGAGGAGCGCCGGCCCTTCTTCGTGGAAGGGAACGACGTATTCCAGTTCGGCCAGTCGCAGGCGTTCAACAGCTACGGCGGCCAGGGGTTCTTCTACAGCCGGCGCATCGGCCGGGCACCGCAGGCGGGGCTGGGGACCAGCGACGACCGGCCGTTCGTGGACCAGCCGGACCAATCGAGCATCCTGGGCGCGGCCAAGGTGACCGGGCGCACCGCCGGCGGCTGGTCGCTGGGCCTGCTGAACGCCGTTACGGGGCAGGAGCAGGCGCGGTACGTGGACGCGGAGGGCGACGAGCACACCGCGCCCGTGGAGCCCATGACCAACTACCTGGTGGGCCGCGTGCGCCGCGACCTGAACGGGGGGAGCACGGTGGTCGGCGGGATGGTGACGGCCACGAACCGCAGCCTGGACGACCGGCTGGAGCCGTTGCTGCGCCGCGACGCGTACGTGGGCGGGGTGGACTTCGAGCACTCCTGGGCCAAGCGCCTGTGGACGGTCAGCGGCTACGTGGCCGCCAGCAGCGTGGGCGGCAGCGCCCAGGCCATCGAGAGCACGCAACGCGGCAGCGGGCACTACTATCAGCGGCCGGACGCGGACCACGTGGAGCTGGACGCGGACCGCACGCGGCTGTCGGGGCACTCGGCGTCGCTCGCCATCCA is part of the Longimicrobium sp. genome and encodes:
- the carB gene encoding carbamoyl-phosphate synthase large subunit is translated as MPKRTDLQSILILGSGPIVIGQAAEFDYSGTQAVRALREEGYRVILVNSNPATIMTDPDLADATYIEPITPEWVERVIEKEKPDAILPTMGGQTALNVALELHDTGVLARHGVELIGANARAIRMAEDRSEFAKAMDRIGLKVPHGGFARSLDDAWRIVDDTGYPAIIRPSFTLGGTGGGIAYNREEFEEQVRHGLELSPVHEVLIDLSVIGWKEFELEVMRDGADNVVIICSIENVDAMGVHTGDSVTVAPAQTLSDVEYQKMRDAAIAIIREIGVEAGGCNVQFALNPANGEMLIVEMNPRVSRSSALASKATGYPIARIGAKLAVGYTLDELPNAITACTPASFEPVLDYVVVKFPRFAFEKFPKADPTLGVQMKAVGESMAIGRTFKMAWQKAIRALEVGRSGWETSTLKEDRLDDDQPETLRRALRRPTPERYYQLKRALEAGFTVDEIAELTFIDPWFIAQLEQLVQAEREYAGLGEVDRDALQRMKKLGFSDMQLGRIRGETEDAVRERRWGMKLHPVYNRVDTCAGEFPATTPYLYSTYGEENESEPSDRRTVVILGSGPIRIGQGVEFDYCCVQAALALREAGFETVMVNSNPETNSTDFDISDKLYFEPLTLEDVIEIVRLEQPEGVIVQLGGQTPLKLAQPLDRLGVPILGTSVEAIDRAEDRERFEELARSLGIRQPPNGLATSMEQAAEIAERVGYPVLVRPSYVLGGRGMVIVYDEPQLRHYFATAASVSHERPVLIDRFLEDAFEADVDALCDGETVVIGGVMQHIEEAGIHSGDSAQVLPPYLLDDRHIEQMRESTRRFALELGVIGLINVQYAVYEGEVYVIEVNPRASRTVPFVSKATGVPLARIAARLMGGERLADFHLPEEIPVGGVAVKESVFPFNKLEGDTVLGPEMRSTGEAMGFDDSFGMAFAKAQISAGMELPSGGNVIITVNDRDKRTVTPIARRLHDMGFRIQGTGGTAKYLRQRGIPCDAIFKVNEGRPNMADHIISGDVALLINTPLGKQSQYDDYTARRAAITYKVPYITTMSAAEAAVDAISALRSRTREVRSIQERTGHLVGSAAAGA
- a CDS encoding NAD(P)H-dependent oxidoreductase — translated: MARILILFAHPALEKSRVHRRLLTRVPPGVTLHDLYEAYPDFDVDVPREQALLLAHDLIIVQHPFFWYSTPPLVKQWEDLVLEHGWAYGSRGTQLRGKWMINVLTAGGRSAAYHREGYNRFTVRELLAPIEQTARLCGMHYLPPYVIHGTHSLGEPAIEREADRYGAFLSALMADEYDLHALAPLPELDLERLPPAREAAR
- a CDS encoding monovalent cation:proton antiporter-2 (CPA2) family protein, with protein sequence MTGFLEQAFVYLLAAVVAVPLARRLGLGAVLGYLLAGVAIGPFGLGLLGAEGESVMHVAEFGVVMMLFVIGLELQPSLLWRLRAPILGLGGLQVAATTAVFAAIAGALGLEWRAALAVGMILSLSSTAMVLSTLAEKGLMKTEGGQSAFSVLLFQDIAVIPMLALFPLLATAHSAPAGGDGHAGAQTWVSGLPAWAQTVAVLGAVAAVVLGGRFVTRPVFRAIGRSRSREIFTAAALLLVVGIALLMTRVGLSPALGTFLAGVVLAESEYRHELESDLEPFEGLLLGLFFIAVGATIDFARVAAQPLAIAGLVAGLVAVKLVLLLVLARAFRLSRDQGLLFAFALPQVGEFAFVLLSFAEQEGVLGAAVTAPLVAAVALSMALTPLLMLLNERVIQPRLGPGAAPAREADRVAHTEHPVLIAGFGAFGATVGRLLAANGVGTTVLDIDSDRVELLRSLGLRVYYGDATRHELLRAAGAERARLLVLALDTPERTRELANAARKHFPHLTILARAFDWDDAHDLIASGVTHVYRESLDSSLRMGEQALSLLGFRAHQAHRAAQKFRRHDEDSVRELTESREDRSRYLGAARRRIADLEQMLLADLEGVELNRDAGWDPESLREEVRRAAAPAPAPE
- a CDS encoding SRPBCC family protein, giving the protein MTIIRLSIVIAAPPERVFDLARSIDFHSVSLAHTGEEAVGGRTSGLIDLGESVTWRARHFGVRQHLTSRISAFDRPRYFQDTMVRGAFAWMVHDHFFDAAPDGGTVLRDEFRFAAPLGILGRIAERLVLRRYMTHFLLTRNAVLKRTAESDEWRQFLEGDAAASGAPQG
- a CDS encoding SMP-30/gluconolactonase/LRE family protein, yielding MITIVVRAAPLALAALLASLPAAAQETAPDTATAASDSTWREHYEAGEAARRAGDWGTWRYALVRVREQIGYHPSIVLNLARADARLGRTEDAVEWLRAYAATGLTSDVAADSALESIRSAPGWDAIAERIAANARPVGAAQVAFTLPDSAFVPEGVAFDPRTGRFFLSSLRHGGIATYSPAGGWTEFVPPRRDGQWSMLAVAADTLTRTLWATTAASPLFSGYQPADSGRSSLLAYDMDTGALRRRYEPQGDGRHTLGDMAVAPDGTVYVSDADQGVVYRLERGATEMEPFAAEGLVSPQGIAVAADGRRLYVADYVRGIAIVDRQSSEVEWVQAADSVAISGVDGLVRAGRGLIALQNGVTPKRVVYLELDAAGRTVTGWRALESGTPLLTQPTHAVVVGGELFFIPDSGWERIGDDGAVKPGMVLEPAHVMRMALP
- a CDS encoding DUF5916 domain-containing protein → MRRNPLRHLSLAMFLSTISIPLTAQGSSQPLQPPAVASLEAPRVLQAVRASGAIRVDGRADEAAWAAAQVATDFVQRGPRPGEASTERTEVRFLYDDQAVYVAARMWDRHPDSIAAPLARRDQGVSNSDWFDVALDSYHDRRTGFRFSVNPAGLRRDIYHFNDDNDDDTWDAVWDVAVSRDSAGWSAEFRIPLSQLRFNVPRDGAAQTWGINFGRVIARRDESSFWAPLMPNTSGIISRFGTVEGLAGLRAPRRLEIMPYSSARVDQQPDRPGDPYYSATEGGAAVGVDVKMGLTSGLTLTGTVNPDFGQVELDPAVVNLTAFETQFEERRPFFVEGNDVFQFGQSQAFNSYGGQGFFYSRRIGRAPQAGLGTSDDRPFVDQPDQSSILGAAKVTGRTAGGWSLGLLNAVTGQEQARYVDAEGDEHTAPVEPMTNYLVGRVRRDLNGGSTVVGGMVTATNRSLDDRLEPLLRRDAYVGGVDFEHSWAKRLWTVSGYVAASSVGGSAQAIESTQRGSGHYYQRPDADHVELDADRTRLSGHSASLAIQRAGDWDMSVKVQNISPGFEMNDLGFAQRADVRSLATFLGTRRTRPTPVLRQYSIAGFTTHAWNTAGDAIFADFGMGLWGQLHSLWSGGLNLSVSPGTRDDRLTRGGPLGARPTSWGVNAHFNSDSRKPFSVSMGGYVGGDQAGGESRSVGLNLNYRPSPSVRLSMGPSWDQGRDPDQYLFDFEDESAQATFGQRYVFGALDQTVFAVNTRLDWTFTPTLSLQLYAQPFVAAGDFRDFREFTTPGKAEYDVYGRDRGWVCAYDGEYALSPVASVACPATVAEAEEDGLQVVGNPDFNVRSLRGNAVVRWEYRPGSALFFVWQQEREGFEGVGGFDARRDVGSLFRAPARNVFMIKATYWIG